GCGATTATCtaaccaaaaacacagagatCCAGGAAATGTAGACTTACTCCTTCTTTACTGCGCCACACtcaaacactacaaacacacacaagcaattGACATTAATGGAGGAGTCCATAAACACAAACCAATTTcgggaaaaatctgaaaaaatccCAACCTATGGAATTGGCAATACAGAATGGAGACATATGGGTCGGCCATTTTGAAATACTCTACGAGCTATTACCAAGCAACCCAGACccaaatcaaaaccaaattttaaCAAAACTGAATAAACTAGAATCAGCTGTAAAAGCCAACCAGAACCCTCTCGACTCCCCCATTAATGAGCAGGAACTAAGAGAGAAACTCTGGGTCCTAAAACCCCGAAAGGCCAGTGGGCTCGATGGCATCATGGACCAGATGCTAAAACACACAAGCCCTCAATTCCAACTGGCGGTTCTGAAACTCTATAACTTGATTCTGAGTGTAGGTTACTTCCCTGACATCTGGAACTACGGTCTCATCACACCAATACACAAGTCTGGAGATACATCTGACCCAAATAAAATCAGATGTTACTTCACTTCCTGAAGGTTACTAACGTTAATGTTAAGTTGCTGTTGACCGTGATCTCCAAACAGGACATGAACAGTGGTTCCCTGGGTTTGTTTGACCTATCCTTGTCCACTCCTGGCCACCCTTACTGGTCTTTCTGGGTCTAAATCCCTTCCTGCTTTGCTTCAATCAtaactacatgtacatacatacaataaatactgtatattacagcCAATACAGGGCCTTGTCTCacaataaaccaaaaaaatgtattttgagtgCTGCATGACCTATGAGGTTTGTATTCTGGGGGAGAAAGTCTCCATCAACCCTGATGGCTAtttgaaaaaactaacaaaagattaaagggtaacttctAATTTTATATTCTTAATCCTTTCAAACAGAAGCTATTCTACGAAATGATGAGGAGCTGAGGATTGTGATGGTGGGGAAGACTGGGATCGGGAAGAGTGCCACAGGAAACACCATTCTTGGGCGTAGATACTTTGAATCAAAGTTCAGCGCCACATCTATGACTGATAAGTGCTCTAAGGCCAAGGCTGAAGTGGATGGCCAAAAGGTTGTTGTTATTGACACCCCAGGTCTCTTTGACACCAGGTGGGCCCAggataaaacaaatgaagacatAAAGCAGTGCATCCGCTATTCTTCACCTGGACCCCATGTCTTCCTGGTTGTCGTTAAGCTGGGCAGattcacagaagaagaaaagcagtcAGTGCAGAAGATCCAAGAAATATTTGGTCAGGATGCAGACAAATATAGCATGGTTCTCTTTACTTATGGCGACCTTCTTAAAGACACCACTCTAGAGGAGTTTATGAAGGACAGCCTAGACCTGCAGGGACTTGTGTCCAGGTGCAATGGTGAGTACTATGTTTTTAATAATGGTCTGGAGAATCGCTCGCAGGTCACCGAGCTGCTTAAGAAGATCAGATCCATAGTCCAGAAGAACGGAGGAAGTCACTACACCAATGAAATGTTCCAAAAGGCAGAAAGGGCAATCGAAGAGGAGAAACAACGCatcctgagagagaaagaggaacaaATGCGCAAAGAGATGAAAGAACTGGAGAAGAAAATACAAGCAGAATATGAAGAAAAGATCAAAACATTCCAGGGTGAAATTGAGAAAgaggtaagagagagagaaagggtagAACATGATGTAAATTATTTGAAGAGGGAAAGTGAGATGGAAATCAAAGAGttagagaggaaagaaaacttCCTTGCATTAAACAGTACGATGCAGAAAATACATATAGATttagaggagaggagggagtgGGAGACAAGAACGATGGAGGAATGGAAGGAgatggaaaagagaaaagaagagatggaAAGGCAATGGGAGATGATTAAACAattaaaggcagagcaagaaAGAGTTCTGAAAGGCCAAAGAAAACAGTTGGAGGAAATGTATAACAGAATGGccagagagaaagcagaaaagaaaaccaagtgTCCGATTTTATAACAAGGTTGCGAGTGTAAACTGCAAATTCTGTTCTGGACCGTGGTTGATCCAGACTAGCATTCCCCTGAATGTCAAATATTATCCATTGATGTGTATATCTGTTGATGTAAACTGTAAGAAAGAAATCAGTAGAAAAACGGGTAATGTCCTTCCAGAAAATTACCAGTTCATTTTCCTTTAAGTTTCCAGATGTTTCTGCGAATCCTAATACGGAAGATTCTGTATATTGACTATATATACTCTGTACCTTTGATTGATGTTTCTAATTAAATCTGTAATGTCAAATGAAGCCTCAGTTTTctatattgtattattttttaactcaaacaatGCTTTAATGCAATGGCTGCTACCATCACAAGACCAATTAGTGCTAAATTAATGGATTAAACAGCTACAACAAGGTCTCATTAGACATTAACATGAGCTAAGTAGTGAGTTAAAAAGAGTGATTTAAATGACTTGAAACACATTTCTATTAACATGAACCCTGCATGCGGTGTGTGGTTTAGTTGGTAATAACAGACTATTACATTTGACACACCAATTTACATTGTAATGAGATTATTCACCACATATGTTAATATGATACAAAAGACTACAAACCTGTAAGCAGCATGCAGGGGTTGCTTGGGATGCGTAGTCCAGCTGTTACTAGATAGGATATCTACCAAAACTGGAGCTATTTGATTCTTTATTATGCATGTTGCTGGTATTATATCTAGCCTAAGTACTTAGTGCCAAGTGTGATAAGCCTTTTATTTtagcactttttattttactatatcTCTtcacataatttttttttcctagaAACTATCAGATATCTGTTTAAATGCACTctataaatatacagttttaCATGGCTATGCTTCCGTCTGCTGGTAGAGGCAGTAAATTACAACTTGCCCCAATTTCAATTAACTATGGCCGAGATCTGGGTAACGACAGTACAGTGGAACGTTTTCCTTTAATAGAGCgacagtaataacctaataaaCCCTCATTAATGAGATCAAACAGGTGAACAGCTTCAAAAAGGAAGGACCACTCTTCCAAAACAAGTGCATCCTTGGTTGATAGCTGCATGCTggatgcaataaaaaaaatctcagacCAGAGTAGTTAATTTCAAGTAAGAATTATTATGTTCCctaaaacaagtttcctttttatttttaaagaactttacaaaaaaactttttttgcaactttcaaACCTCTtccgcaacttcattgcaaagaaaacattgttaacaccgtctccacatttaagagtaggcgtAAGATTTTCCTCTTTGATGAAGCTTATAGTTAGgtctggctcaggagagtcctgaaccatcccttagttatgctgctataggcctagactgctgggggacttcccatgatgcactgagcacctctcttctcctccttctctccatctgtatgcaacctcattccattaatgcatgttactaactcgacttcttccctttcctggagtcttgtgctctctctcccctctcctctcactctctctctctctcacccctcccctctctcctcctgtctcttgctgcaggtgtttctggctctggatctgtggttggagtcacctgctccctccatgttcctgctccacACCCTTTGCtgcaattctccatgtctctctctctgtctgtcttactttctgtctgtctctctctctctctctctctctctctctctcacccccaaccagtcgaggcagatgcccccccaccctgagccggggttctgctcgaggtttctgcctcttaaaggaagtgtttcctttctgtaaataacatcctgGTCCAGTCTAGACGTGCTCTTTATGGAAAAcacaatgagataactgttgtgatttagtgctatataaataaaattgaattgaaataccCTAATTTTAGGTTGCACAAATAAGTTTTGTTCTAATTATTGCTTGCTGATAATCCCTGCTACGCCTACTacaactattatttctagtcataTGCTattttccatccacacgtttttatctgaattaagggatatcaaatgaaaaacgccttctggaaacattaaaatttcatggaatttcatgaatatcaactcAAATGAAATATGTCACatcggattttctcttgatgATATTTGGCTTATGTGAtaaaacgctgatggaaacgttatttgccgaataaataatgaattgcgattaagttttaggtcattttatggctGCAACCcgcaacaaaacaaagaagaagaagtttgtttcccccatttttttctctctgtctgcacacatgggggGGGCACCAAAGACAGGTGGACGTGGACGGACatgagacgagagactttctggatttaatttatcaggaactcgtgaatgaaatggc
This Etheostoma cragini isolate CJK2018 unplaced genomic scaffold, CSU_Ecrag_1.0 ScbMSFa_1395, whole genome shotgun sequence DNA region includes the following protein-coding sequences:
- the LOC117939897 gene encoding GTPase IMAP family member 9-like: MVGKTGIGKSATGNTILGRRYFESKFSATSMTDKCSKAKAEVDGQKVVVIDTPGLFDTRWAQDKTNEDIKQCIRYSSPGPHVFLVVVKLGRFTEEEKQSVQKIQEIFGQDADKYSMVLFTYGDLLKDTTLEEFMKDSLDLQGLVSRCNGEYYVFNNGLENRSQVTELLKKIRSIVQKNGGSHYTNEMFQKAERAIEEEKQRILREKEEQMRKEMKELEKKIQAEYEEKIKTFQGEIEKEVRERERVEHDVNYLKRESEMEIKELERKENFLALNSTMQKIHIDLEERREWETRTMEEWKEMEKRKEEMERQWEMIKQLKAEQERVLKGQRKQLEEMYNRMAREKAEKKTKCPIL